A genomic window from Pyxidicoccus trucidator includes:
- a CDS encoding outer membrane lipoprotein-sorting protein: MNARPRLSALLLGCVLLLPALAAAQEEKRLAPDALLSHIDKKMSFTSDYKGVIRLFETRKDGAKRALEVHVYRREKANDLLFLSTQPRHLAGMGTLRIGRNLWDYDPTTGSWRRNTQRTNLLNTFTCEADFDRSRLAEDYSAVDEGNDTVSGVAYRKLLLTARNTMVTFPLMRLWVDPQNNIVKRVGYTASGRTLRTDIVRSYQRIKDPASGAMVLHFKEVLETEEEEGTQMLVRYDEVTLAPLDANIFTKAWLEARRR, translated from the coding sequence ATGAACGCACGCCCCCGGCTGTCCGCCCTGCTGCTTGGCTGCGTCCTGCTGCTGCCCGCCCTGGCCGCGGCGCAAGAGGAGAAGCGGCTGGCTCCGGATGCGCTGCTGAGCCACATCGACAAGAAGATGTCCTTCACCAGCGACTACAAGGGCGTCATCCGGCTCTTCGAGACGCGCAAGGACGGCGCGAAGCGCGCGCTGGAGGTCCACGTCTACCGCCGCGAGAAGGCGAATGACCTGCTCTTCCTGTCCACCCAGCCGAGGCACCTGGCCGGCATGGGCACGCTGCGCATCGGCCGCAACCTGTGGGACTACGACCCGACCACCGGCTCGTGGCGGCGCAACACCCAGCGCACGAACCTGCTCAACACCTTCACCTGTGAGGCGGACTTCGACCGCTCCCGGCTGGCGGAGGACTACTCCGCCGTGGACGAGGGCAACGACACTGTCAGCGGCGTGGCCTACCGCAAGCTGTTGCTGACGGCGAGGAACACCATGGTGACCTTCCCGCTGATGCGCCTGTGGGTGGACCCGCAGAACAACATCGTGAAGCGGGTGGGCTACACGGCCTCCGGCCGCACGCTGCGCACCGACATCGTCCGCAGCTACCAGCGCATCAAGGACCCGGCCTCCGGGGCCATGGTGCTCCACTTCAAGGAAGTGCTGGAGACGGAGGAGGAGGAAGGCACGCAGATGCTGGTGCGCTACGACGAGGTGACGCTGGCGCCGCTGGACGCCAACATCTTCACCAAGGCGTGGCTGGAGGCCCGGCGGCGCTAA